A portion of the Chryseobacterium tructae genome contains these proteins:
- a CDS encoding bacteriocin-like protein, giving the protein MKNLQKIQRQEMKSIKGGINCPGGQICLIGGKWQCMPYDGCGGGNQP; this is encoded by the coding sequence ATGAAAAATTTACAAAAAATCCAAAGACAGGAAATGAAATCAATTAAAGGAGGTATCAACTGCCCTGGTGGGCAAATATGTTTGATCGGCGGAAAATGGCAATGTATGCCATACGATGGATGTGGCGGTGGAAATCAACCTTAA
- a CDS encoding alpha/beta hydrolase-fold protein, producing MKYYMLMLLGLFSFFVRAQENYSTLTEKASALMEESKDNAGYRKAFDLYEEAFKLYPKDIDGEGLYNASLLASKLKNNNKAFEYLTSLSLIKGNGGNFPGWTYIIGKNSETEYNNLLSDPRWKTLQQKVAGYKKTFYTELKEKENEFYSTRKNILKNVRSTEALYTEIKNFNPYQAKKERDYSISFKINDSAKTSFFIHLPQNYNPQKKYSLLFFLHGAVRNNTLIDYQFADGNLDGWNRYYTKYADQNDVILVFPRASKQYNWMLSDHGFFMIPDMLKQIKKSINVDDNKVFISGHSNGATGSFSYLMKQPTQFAGFYGFNAYPKVFTGGTFVNNIKNRSFINFSTDQDYYYPPNANNDFTKLMNGIAADYKEYRYNGFPHWFPQFNESEPAYQILFKDLAGRKRNPFPKEISWELDDDRNGNADWISHIKLDTLSKNINEHKALNFKINKWLAYDDHDSLKVKDVDKNAFDFPRKFGAMKAEYEHNVFRVEASNIKSFSINISPEAVDLKENVKVYVNGKLYFNEKVKYNREFMLKNFEDTKDRDQVWVNYIAIKI from the coding sequence ATGAAATATTATATGCTGATGCTTTTGGGCTTGTTTAGTTTTTTTGTAAGAGCACAGGAAAATTACTCTACACTCACTGAGAAGGCTTCAGCTTTAATGGAAGAATCCAAAGATAATGCAGGCTATAGAAAAGCATTTGATCTGTATGAAGAAGCATTTAAGCTTTATCCTAAAGATATTGATGGGGAAGGGCTCTACAATGCATCACTTCTGGCTTCAAAATTGAAAAATAATAATAAGGCATTTGAATATCTTACTTCACTTTCTTTAATCAAAGGAAATGGTGGAAATTTTCCAGGCTGGACATATATTATTGGAAAGAATTCTGAAACGGAGTATAATAATTTACTTTCAGATCCACGATGGAAGACATTGCAGCAAAAAGTGGCCGGATACAAAAAGACGTTTTATACGGAATTGAAGGAAAAAGAAAATGAATTTTACAGCACCCGTAAAAACATACTGAAGAACGTCAGAAGTACTGAAGCTTTGTATACAGAAATCAAAAATTTCAATCCATATCAAGCCAAGAAGGAACGTGATTATTCTATTTCATTTAAGATCAATGATTCTGCTAAAACTTCATTTTTTATTCACCTGCCTCAAAACTACAATCCTCAAAAGAAATATTCTCTGCTCTTTTTTCTTCATGGAGCAGTAAGAAATAATACGCTCATAGATTATCAGTTTGCTGATGGGAATTTAGACGGTTGGAACAGGTATTATACAAAATACGCAGATCAGAATGATGTGATTTTAGTTTTTCCAAGAGCGAGCAAACAATACAACTGGATGTTGTCTGATCATGGTTTTTTTATGATTCCGGATATGCTTAAACAAATCAAGAAGAGCATTAATGTTGATGATAATAAAGTGTTTATATCAGGCCATTCTAATGGAGCAACTGGCTCTTTTTCTTATCTGATGAAACAGCCTACACAATTTGCTGGATTTTATGGGTTTAATGCCTATCCTAAAGTGTTCACAGGCGGAACTTTTGTAAATAATATTAAAAACCGTTCTTTTATCAATTTCTCAACAGATCAGGATTACTATTACCCGCCTAATGCCAATAATGATTTTACAAAATTGATGAACGGAATAGCTGCAGATTATAAAGAATATCGCTATAATGGGTTTCCGCATTGGTTTCCTCAGTTTAACGAGTCCGAACCTGCCTATCAGATTCTTTTTAAAGACCTGGCTGGCCGAAAGAGAAATCCGTTCCCGAAAGAAATTTCATGGGAATTGGATGACGATAGAAATGGAAATGCAGATTGGATTTCCCATATTAAATTAGATACTCTAAGCAAGAATATCAATGAGCATAAAGCGCTTAATTTTAAAATTAATAAATGGCTGGCTTATGATGACCATGATAGTTTAAAAGTAAAAGATGTTGATAAGAATGCATTTGATTTTCCGAGAAAATTTGGAGCCATGAAAGCAGAATATGAGCACAATGTTTTCCGGGTTGAAGCATCTAATATTAAATCCTTTTCAATCAATATCTCTCCTGAAGCTGTTGACCTGAAAGAGAATGTAAAAGTGTATGTCAACGGAAAGCTTTATTTCAATGAAAAGGTTAAATATAACCGGGAATTTATGTTGAAAAATTTTGAGGATACAAAAGACAGAGATCAGGTTTGGGTCAATTATATTGCAATAAAAATATAA
- a CDS encoding IS110 family transposase: protein MRQKYVIGIDISKSKLDCAIMDSEYKIQCEQIIPNTEKGISSFLKGILKLLKITKEDLLICCENTGIYNRPLEKFLFKNQSICFGWNILLKIKKSSQ from the coding sequence ATGAGACAAAAGTACGTTATCGGCATTGATATTTCCAAATCAAAATTAGATTGTGCTATAATGGATTCTGAGTATAAGATCCAATGTGAGCAGATCATTCCCAACACAGAGAAAGGAATATCTTCATTTTTGAAAGGTATTTTAAAGCTTCTGAAAATAACCAAAGAAGACCTTTTGATTTGCTGCGAAAATACTGGAATTTATAACCGACCATTAGAGAAGTTTTTGTTCAAAAATCAGAGTATCTGCTTTGGGTGGAACATCCTGTTAAAAATCAAAAAAAGCAGCCAGTGA
- a CDS encoding DUF1272 domain-containing protein yields the protein MLEIRTSCENCQKPLPYDSPEAMICTFECTFCKDCVDQIFKNVCPNCGGGLEKRPIRPKSLLAKYPVSSEVIYKPINETEFKIKQERLIDIPLGQR from the coding sequence ATGTTAGAGATCAGAACCAGTTGCGAAAATTGTCAGAAACCTTTACCCTACGATTCTCCTGAAGCTATGATATGTACTTTTGAATGTACATTTTGTAAAGATTGTGTTGACCAGATTTTCAAGAATGTCTGCCCAAACTGTGGTGGTGGATTAGAAAAACGGCCTATCAGACCTAAAAGTCTTCTTGCAAAATATCCTGTGAGTTCCGAAGTGATCTATAAACCAATTAATGAAACTGAGTTCAAAATCAAACAAGAGAGATTAATAGATATTCCTCTGGGACAACGATAA
- a CDS encoding serine hydrolase domain-containing protein — translation MKTSFTFFAVLLFISSFSFGQDITKKIDSIIKDNYQKNPDVSISVGFVKNNETYYTVYGNLNKESQTKVDKNTVFEIASITKILTSNLIAQASIDKKLKLDDYIDGYLSKDYILQKNLKNKIKISDLASHQSGLPDIDFAKLIELNPQQPVSNVTEKTLTEIINNCGELIDYGKYRYSTIGYTLLGQILEKVYGKSYDEILRNKILNPVKMNETLTKNFDVKNKTTGYNPQGGTQEFFKWNVTAPAGLVKSNASDMVKYLKAVLSKGNPISEAELLTEKIYYKDEKREMGLGFNISTDDQNTIYLKSGDSMGQSSIICYNRAKNWGIIILLNQRNSKMRQNLLNEIYEKVLK, via the coding sequence ATGAAAACTTCATTCACCTTCTTTGCAGTACTATTATTCATCAGCAGCTTTTCTTTTGGACAAGATATTACCAAGAAAATAGATTCAATTATTAAAGACAATTATCAAAAAAATCCGGATGTATCCATTAGTGTCGGATTCGTCAAAAACAATGAAACATATTATACAGTTTATGGTAATTTGAATAAAGAAAGCCAGACGAAAGTTGACAAAAACACAGTATTCGAAATTGCTTCCATTACCAAAATTCTGACCTCCAATTTAATTGCTCAGGCTAGTATTGATAAAAAACTAAAACTTGATGATTATATTGATGGTTATTTATCTAAAGACTATATATTACAGAAAAACCTTAAAAACAAAATAAAAATTTCAGACCTGGCCTCCCATCAATCAGGTTTACCAGACATCGATTTTGCAAAGCTGATAGAACTTAATCCACAACAACCTGTAAGCAATGTTACTGAAAAAACACTCACAGAAATCATCAACAATTGTGGTGAGCTTATCGACTATGGAAAATACCGATATTCTACCATTGGCTATACTCTATTGGGGCAGATTCTGGAAAAGGTATATGGTAAAAGCTATGATGAGATTTTAAGAAATAAAATTTTGAATCCTGTGAAAATGAATGAGACTTTGACCAAAAATTTCGATGTAAAAAACAAAACAACGGGTTACAATCCTCAAGGTGGTACTCAGGAATTCTTCAAATGGAATGTGACCGCACCAGCCGGATTGGTAAAGTCTAATGCTTCTGATATGGTTAAATATTTAAAAGCTGTTTTAAGCAAAGGAAATCCAATATCCGAAGCAGAATTGTTGACCGAAAAGATCTACTACAAGGATGAAAAGAGAGAAATGGGACTAGGATTTAACATCAGTACTGACGATCAGAATACCATCTATTTAAAATCCGGTGATTCTATGGGACAATCTTCCATCATTTGCTACAACAGAGCTAAAAACTGGGGAATCATCATTCTTTTAAATCAAAGAAACTCAAAAATGAGACAGAACTTATTGAATGAAATCTACGAAAAGGTTTTAAAATAA
- a CDS encoding PAAR-like protein, producing MHQHITDTTQLKCDKGASPTPFTVTSQSFMKIEGKLQATEEDKQPNTNIKPFGACSILRSSCTPSPFKWDNTSDFEIDGKKELLDK from the coding sequence ATGCACCAACACATCACAGATACAACCCAGCTAAAATGTGATAAAGGAGCTTCACCAACTCCATTCACAGTAACAAGTCAGTCTTTTATGAAGATTGAGGGAAAGCTACAGGCTACAGAAGAGGATAAGCAACCTAACACTAACATTAAGCCTTTTGGTGCATGTAGTATTTTAAGGTCTTCCTGCACTCCCTCACCCTTTAAATGGGACAATACCTCTGATTTTGAAATTGATGGTAAAAAAGAGCTATTGGACAAATAA
- a CDS encoding VOC family protein: MTPQFEAGINIAIKIPKSKYDKTVAFYRDILKLPVEEKPIDNPTVSRTHEVKFGHNIIWLDCVDNYTHSETWLQLTVPDVEEATKYLQSNGVETCDEIEELPENMHWITDPAGTVFNVQKTPS; encoded by the coding sequence ATGACCCCTCAATTTGAAGCTGGAATCAACATTGCGATTAAAATTCCGAAAAGTAAATATGATAAGACTGTTGCTTTTTACAGAGATATTTTAAAGCTGCCGGTGGAGGAGAAGCCGATTGATAATCCTACGGTTTCCCGAACCCATGAAGTGAAGTTTGGACATAATATTATTTGGCTGGATTGTGTAGATAATTATACGCACTCTGAAACCTGGTTACAGTTAACCGTTCCTGATGTTGAAGAGGCAACGAAATATCTGCAGTCAAACGGAGTAGAAACCTGTGATGAGATTGAAGAACTTCCGGAAAATATGCATTGGATCACTGATCCGGCAGGTACGGTGTTTAATGTACAGAAAACTCCATCATAA
- a CDS encoding VOC family protein, with translation MKKVTAIGGIFFKCKDPEQVNDWYKTHLGVETSPYGAKFDWREAESEKKGYTLWSPFKESTQYFEPSEKDFMINYHVENIEALVEELKKEGVTILDEIATYEYGKFVHIMDPEGNKIELFEPTGE, from the coding sequence ATGAAAAAAGTAACAGCAATTGGAGGAATCTTCTTTAAATGTAAAGATCCGGAACAAGTGAACGATTGGTATAAGACTCACCTTGGAGTAGAAACCAGTCCATATGGAGCAAAATTCGATTGGAGAGAGGCAGAATCAGAGAAAAAAGGATATACATTATGGAGTCCGTTTAAGGAATCTACCCAATATTTTGAACCTTCAGAAAAGGATTTTATGATCAATTATCATGTGGAGAATATTGAAGCATTGGTAGAAGAGTTAAAAAAGGAAGGGGTTACTATTCTGGATGAAATTGCAACTTATGAATATGGTAAATTTGTTCATATTATGGATCCTGAAGGCAATAAAATTGAATTATTTGAACCGACAGGAGAATAA
- a CDS encoding class I SAM-dependent methyltransferase codes for MNSKQLISREIEIFYDKASEETRLDKGMGIFEFERIKSLIEKHIFSSPLTIIDIGGGTGKYSEWLAKKGHKVHLVEPVSKHIKIARNRANKLKNKFSVHIGESRKLEFPNNYADLIILHGPLYHLQEKEHRDLTIFEAKRVLKNNGIILGFAINYTASTLVGLLNGLIHKKSFFEMCKEELTIGKHNPPDDFPWLLAEAFYHKPEQLKDEFINQKLTYLNTYAVEGMAWLDKDFFANMMNCRRRETLMELIQITENDSYLLPFSPHMMIAVQKKI; via the coding sequence ATGAATAGTAAACAGTTAATAAGTAGAGAAATAGAGATATTCTACGATAAAGCATCCGAAGAAACCCGACTTGATAAGGGAATGGGTATATTTGAGTTTGAAAGAATCAAATCACTTATAGAAAAACACATTTTCTCTTCACCTTTAACAATAATTGATATTGGTGGCGGTACAGGAAAGTATTCGGAATGGCTTGCAAAGAAAGGACATAAGGTTCATTTGGTAGAGCCAGTTTCAAAACATATAAAAATAGCCCGAAACAGAGCTAATAAATTGAAAAACAAATTTTCGGTACACATAGGAGAATCTCGAAAATTGGAATTCCCAAATAACTATGCAGATCTTATTATACTACACGGTCCTCTTTATCACCTTCAAGAGAAAGAACACAGAGATTTAACCATTTTTGAAGCCAAACGTGTTTTGAAAAACAATGGAATTATATTAGGTTTCGCCATAAATTATACTGCATCAACTTTGGTAGGTCTTTTAAATGGCTTAATTCACAAAAAGTCATTTTTTGAAATGTGTAAAGAAGAACTCACAATTGGCAAACATAACCCGCCCGATGATTTCCCCTGGCTTTTAGCCGAAGCATTTTATCATAAACCAGAACAGCTAAAGGATGAATTTATAAATCAAAAATTAACCTATCTTAATACCTATGCGGTTGAAGGTATGGCGTGGCTGGACAAAGACTTTTTTGCTAATATGATGAACTGCAGAAGGCGGGAAACATTGATGGAACTTATCCAAATAACTGAAAATGACAGCTATCTTCTACCATTCAGTCCACATATGATGATTGCTGTACAAAAAAAGATATAA
- a CDS encoding PAAR-like protein — MSQYITDTTQLKCDKGASPAPLTVTSQSFMSIDGKLQATEEDKQPNSNIKPFGVCSVLRSSCTPSPVKWDNTSDFEIDGKKELLDK, encoded by the coding sequence ATGTCTCAATATATAACAGATACCACCCAGTTAAAATGTGACAAAGGAGCTTCACCAGCCCCACTCACGGTGACTAGTCAATCCTTTATGAGTATTGATGGGAAGCTACAGGCTACAGAGGAAGACAAGCAACCTAACAGTAACATTAAACCCTTTGGTGTATGTAGTGTTTTAAGGTCTTCCTGCACTCCCTCACCCGTTAAATGGGACAATACCTCTGATTTTGAAATTGATGGTAAAAAAGAGCTATTGGACAAATAA
- a CDS encoding HAD domain-containing protein codes for MKLFLDIDGVMVHANPHRTIELEDDGFYRFASKAISVINSIENAEIILSTSHRHRFTIHEWEKIFEKRGIHFVSISIIETENSHKISRREEIEKWVNLKNYSVNEIIIIDDDKSLNGLPHPLKDRVVLTSPYQGLDNDNEIKKILEKGSSFF; via the coding sequence ATGAAGCTATTTTTAGACATAGATGGCGTGATGGTTCACGCCAATCCTCATAGAACTATTGAGTTAGAGGATGATGGATTTTACAGATTTGCATCTAAAGCAATATCTGTTATTAATTCTATCGAGAATGCTGAAATTATTTTATCAACATCTCACAGACATAGATTTACAATCCATGAGTGGGAAAAAATATTTGAAAAGCGAGGTATTCATTTTGTTTCTATTTCTATAATCGAAACTGAAAACTCGCATAAAATCTCTAGACGAGAAGAAATTGAGAAATGGGTAAATCTTAAAAATTATAGTGTCAATGAGATTATTATTATCGATGATGATAAATCTTTAAATGGCTTACCACACCCCCTCAAAGATAGAGTTGTTTTAACAAGCCCTTATCAGGGATTAGATAATGATAATGAAATTAAAAAAATATTAGAAAAAGGAAGCTCTTTTTTCTAA
- a CDS encoding PAAR-like protein: MPQHIIDTTQLKCDKGSSPTPLTVTSQSFMSIDGKLQATEKDKQPNINIKPFGMCSVLRSSCAPSPIKWKYL; this comes from the coding sequence ATGCCCCAGCACATCATAGATACAACACAGCTAAAGTGTGATAAAGGAAGTTCGCCAACTCCACTCACAGTAACAAGTCAATCTTTTATGAGTATTGATGGAAAGCTACAGGCTACAGAAAAGGACAAACAGCCTAACATTAACATTAAACCTTTTGGAATGTGTAGTGTTTTAAGGTCTTCTTGTGCACCTTCACCTATTAAGTGGAAATACCTCTAA
- a CDS encoding bacteriocin-like protein — protein MKNCKKISRDQLKSINGGAVSCSEECCPPPGIKRCPWVYCVAPCEILS, from the coding sequence ATGAAAAATTGTAAAAAAATTTCAAGAGATCAGCTGAAGAGCATCAACGGAGGTGCGGTAAGTTGTTCAGAGGAATGCTGCCCGCCTCCGGGAATAAAAAGATGTCCTTGGGTCTATTGTGTAGCACCCTGTGAGATATTGAGCTAA
- a CDS encoding helix-turn-helix domain-containing protein — MEKLKNLRKQRGYTQQQIADIIATDVSNYSRKENGDVKIYDEEWEKIAKALDVSVEDIKEDRTAQNNQNTTLNDSASFNDNASINYNQFCNIPNYLLENQQEYIKLLKEQIEILKAENAKLKKK, encoded by the coding sequence ATGGAAAAGCTAAAAAATCTAAGAAAACAGAGAGGTTATACACAACAACAGATTGCTGATATCATTGCAACCGATGTCTCTAACTACAGTAGAAAAGAGAACGGAGACGTTAAAATATATGATGAGGAGTGGGAAAAAATAGCTAAGGCTTTGGATGTTTCCGTAGAGGATATTAAAGAGGATAGAACTGCTCAGAATAATCAAAATACTACACTTAATGATAGCGCGAGCTTTAATGATAATGCAAGCATAAACTATAATCAGTTTTGCAATATTCCAAATTATCTATTAGAAAATCAGCAGGAATACATCAAACTTTTGAAAGAACAAATAGAGATTTTAAAAGCTGAAAATGCAAAACTAAAAAAGAAATAA
- a CDS encoding AraC family transcriptional regulator → MEDSLNCIYKVINFIERNYDQQISVKDLEEISNYSYRNIQRIFKYSCGETIGAFQQRLKVENAYKRILYTQESLTSIGVEVGFSSIASFSKAFKLHFGISPKEAKLSKQKLLCEPDLIPVSSDVLLEPEIVYLKPIQVYYQSVKTYYNNEEIEWLWERFMHNEFPNFDAEYFGVIADEPLIKTEINCRYDACSTIQSQNKKLPSKPILGGKYARFIHSGTYETIDDTYTKIYSRWIFNSGLEFSHRPIIEKYERYAEDMEDQEKQLTYILLPLK, encoded by the coding sequence ATGGAAGACAGCCTGAACTGTATTTATAAAGTTATCAATTTCATTGAAAGAAATTATGATCAGCAGATTTCTGTAAAAGATTTAGAAGAAATTTCAAATTACTCTTACAGAAATATTCAGCGTATCTTTAAATACAGCTGTGGGGAAACCATAGGCGCTTTTCAGCAAAGACTGAAAGTGGAAAATGCGTATAAACGAATATTGTATACTCAGGAAAGCCTTACGTCTATTGGGGTAGAAGTAGGATTTTCTTCTATAGCTTCTTTTTCAAAAGCATTCAAGCTGCATTTTGGGATATCTCCTAAAGAAGCGAAACTAAGTAAGCAGAAGTTACTTTGTGAGCCGGATCTGATTCCGGTAAGTTCTGATGTCTTGTTAGAACCCGAAATTGTATACCTTAAACCAATACAGGTGTATTATCAGAGTGTTAAAACCTATTACAATAATGAAGAAATTGAATGGCTTTGGGAAAGATTTATGCATAATGAATTTCCCAATTTCGATGCCGAATATTTTGGAGTCATAGCAGACGAACCTTTAATTAAGACTGAAATAAACTGTCGGTATGATGCCTGCTCAACCATCCAGTCTCAGAATAAAAAATTGCCTTCAAAACCTATATTGGGAGGTAAATATGCGCGCTTTATCCATTCCGGAACCTATGAAACAATAGATGATACTTATACTAAAATTTATTCCCGGTGGATTTTTAATTCCGGACTTGAGTTTTCGCATCGTCCTATCATAGAAAAATATGAAAGGTACGCAGAGGATATGGAGGATCAGGAGAAACAATTGACTTATATTTTATTGCCTTTGAAATAG
- a CDS encoding agmatine deiminase family protein, giving the protein MQKKKIMLLLLPAIMFSCSQDEVTTSPTSGTPDPASVVYKMPEESAPHEGTWLQWPHKYQYGITYQNRLDPTWVAMTKALVESEKVHLVVYDATEKNRIMGLLTNAGVPLTNIDFKLYPTNDVWVRDNGPIYVKDKNGKLFIQDWGFNGWGNKAQYTNCNTIPSKIAADSGIPKIDLNSVMINEGGSVEIDGNGVLMACKSSILNENRNPGMTQQQAEAIFTKNLGITKFIWLDGKANLDITDMHIDGFARFANPTTIITMNTDDLAYWQVPDSDMDKLYNATQKNGTAYQFVKVPLTKYDVMTTYGKNVGKASYINYYIANNRVLVPNYNDPNDTVANRIIQQLYPDKKVIGIDCRNLFANGGMVHCVTQQQPK; this is encoded by the coding sequence ATGCAAAAAAAGAAAATCATGCTCTTATTGTTACCTGCTATCATGTTTTCCTGTTCTCAGGATGAGGTAACGACTTCTCCTACTTCAGGTACACCTGACCCGGCTTCTGTTGTTTACAAAATGCCTGAAGAATCAGCTCCACACGAAGGAACCTGGCTTCAGTGGCCCCACAAGTATCAATATGGTATTACCTATCAGAACCGACTGGATCCTACCTGGGTAGCAATGACTAAAGCGCTTGTAGAAAGTGAAAAAGTGCACCTTGTTGTTTATGACGCTACGGAAAAAAATCGTATTATGGGGTTGTTGACCAATGCAGGCGTGCCACTCACCAATATCGACTTTAAACTATATCCAACCAATGATGTTTGGGTAAGAGATAATGGACCTATCTATGTGAAAGATAAAAATGGCAAGTTGTTTATTCAGGACTGGGGATTTAACGGTTGGGGAAATAAAGCCCAATATACTAACTGTAATACCATTCCTTCTAAAATTGCAGCCGATAGTGGAATTCCAAAAATAGATCTTAATTCTGTAATGATCAATGAAGGGGGAAGTGTTGAAATTGATGGAAATGGAGTATTAATGGCTTGTAAAAGCTCTATTCTTAATGAGAACAGAAATCCTGGAATGACCCAACAGCAGGCAGAAGCTATTTTTACAAAGAATCTGGGAATTACAAAATTTATCTGGCTGGACGGAAAAGCCAATCTTGATATCACCGATATGCATATTGACGGATTTGCCAGATTTGCAAACCCTACTACTATTATTACTATGAATACTGATGATCTGGCTTACTGGCAAGTTCCGGATAGTGATATGGATAAACTTTATAATGCTACACAAAAAAATGGTACAGCCTATCAGTTTGTGAAAGTTCCTTTAACAAAGTATGATGTGATGACCACCTATGGGAAAAATGTAGGTAAAGCATCTTATATCAATTATTATATTGCGAATAACCGTGTTTTGGTACCTAATTATAATGATCCTAATGATACCGTTGCTAACCGCATCATACAACAATTATATCCCGATAAAAAAGTGATTGGAATTGACTGTCGTAACCTGTTTGCTAATGGTGGAATGGTACATTGTGTGACGCAACAGCAACCAAAATAG
- a CDS encoding DUF6134 family protein — protein sequence MKAFLIFSILLPGYFQSNTAALITKEHLNYSIIKDDKTIGNIRVERSLKNDITEYLFESRAKVKILYSIEIYDKMGVTFKQNILQQAKLYRTMNGKLKVNNTATWNGSFYNLSDKDGANGFLQQSISCSTASLYFNEPGNLKSVFSEKFQKMVPIQKIDSKRYRINLPNGNTTTYTYSSGICTLVEANTDFANLKFVLSTNPNKNH from the coding sequence ATGAAAGCATTCCTGATTTTTTCAATATTACTGCCAGGTTATTTTCAATCCAATACCGCAGCGCTCATTACCAAAGAACATCTGAATTATTCTATTATAAAAGATGATAAAACCATTGGTAACATCCGCGTAGAACGTTCTTTGAAAAATGATATCACTGAATATCTTTTTGAATCCCGAGCTAAAGTTAAAATTCTCTACAGCATTGAGATTTATGACAAAATGGGAGTTACTTTTAAACAAAATATTCTACAGCAGGCAAAACTTTACCGGACAATGAACGGAAAACTAAAAGTAAACAATACGGCTACCTGGAACGGGAGTTTTTATAATCTTTCGGATAAGGATGGTGCCAATGGCTTTCTGCAACAATCTATTTCCTGCTCTACCGCAAGTCTCTATTTTAATGAGCCCGGAAATCTAAAATCTGTTTTTTCGGAAAAGTTCCAGAAAATGGTTCCTATTCAGAAGATTGATTCCAAAAGATACAGAATCAATCTGCCCAACGGAAATACTACTACGTATACATACAGCAGCGGAATCTGCACCCTGGTTGAAGCTAATACAGATTTTGCAAACCTAAAGTTTGTTCTTAGCACGAACCCAAATAAAAATCATTAG
- a CDS encoding transposase translates to MIEKDARRIAEYAVRYHDKIMPYEESEEVIQRMNVLAKSRDTLLLQKTALENQLREAKSHDVYVFKLLTQAFSKTLKTLTTSIKTIENQLSELMEIQDEIKKKTKNFLISIPGIGTQCALNLIIITNNFKSFDNAKHLACYAGVVPFKKINQEPS, encoded by the coding sequence ATGATCGAAAAAGATGCCAGAAGAATTGCAGAATACGCTGTTCGCTATCACGATAAAATAATGCCTTATGAGGAATCAGAGGAAGTTATACAACGAATGAACGTGCTGGCTAAATCCCGTGATACTTTACTATTGCAAAAAACGGCTTTGGAAAATCAATTAAGGGAAGCCAAAAGTCACGATGTGTATGTGTTTAAGCTATTGACCCAAGCCTTTTCAAAAACGCTGAAAACTCTTACCACATCTATAAAAACAATAGAAAATCAGCTTTCAGAACTTATGGAAATCCAAGATGAGATTAAGAAAAAAACAAAGAACTTTTTGATTTCCATTCCTGGAATCGGAACTCAATGTGCTCTTAATTTGATCATCATTACCAATAACTTCAAATCGTTTGATAATGCTAAACACCTTGCTTGTTATGCAGGAGTTGTTCCGTTCAAAAAAATCAATCAGGAACCATCGTAA